ATCCCTTTCTTATAATCTGAAATTTTGCAAGTTTTTAaggtatttttttcattattcgGTAAAAGACCCCTCCACATGGATCGACgtacaaaatattattgtagAGAGAAaagtattatataaaaaagaagattGCTTTGATAATGTAGATATAGCTGAATATTTTGGCCATTTATatgatattataataaactGTAATGTAGTACtgttataaattttatctctttgtaatattttgtaaccgtaaggaaaagaaaaaaaaaaaaaaaaaaaagtaaacaACGTGACCTCCGTGTCAAAAGACAATCACGGACTGTGTTTTGTAGGCGAATTGAAATCAGGAAATGAGGTCAACTTGCAGAGTAGGGGCTGGCAAGAACACTGCGCAGAAACCACACCATAACCAACCACACCTAGTAAGAACAATATGGCCACCATTGCCGAATGAAAGCTTCTGAGTTGTGAGACGATACCAAGGTCAATTGACAACAACAGAAGGCGTGAGTAAGAAAGGTTGATGGATAAGTTAAATGGATGAAAGGTAGAGATATTTGGGGGGCAATATTTGTAAGATCGACAAGATCAGTTAAGTTGGCAGTCGAGCAGATATTTCTAGAATAATTCTACCTACTACTTGATTTGTTTCTaccaaaataaaaaaaaagaatagaGCAAAttgttatattattttttttcctccACAGATTATTGAAATACCTCAAGATATAcaatctttttttctcatcgtataatattatcaaagaGATCAAACAATGGATTTAGAACATATGGATACAGACTATGACGTAATTGTCCTTGGTACAGGTATTACTGAATGTATCTTATCAGGGTTACTTTCTGTTGATGGTAAGAAAGTGTTACATATTGATAAACAAGACCATTATGGTGGTGAATCCGCTTCAGTCAGTTTAACTGAATTATATACgaaatttaaacaaaacCCAATCTCGaaggaaaatattgaaaaaaaatttggtaGAGATAGAGATTGGAATGTGGATTTAATACCAAAGTTTTTAATGGCCAATGGTGAATTAACCAATATTTTAGTTCATACCGATGTTACTAGATATGTGGAATTCAAACAAATCTCAGGTTCATATGTTTTTAAACAAGGTAAGATTTATAAAGTTCCAGCCAATGAAATTGAAGCTGTTTCATCGCCATTGATGggtatatttgaaaaaagaagaatgaAGAAATTCCTCGAATGGATCAGTTCATATCAAGAAGATGAAATCAAGACTCATCAAGGTTTAGATTTGGATAAGAATACTATGGATGAAGTTTATTATAAGTTCGGGTTGGGTAATTCTACCAAGGAATTCATTGGCCATTCAATGGCTTTATGGACCAATGATGATTATCTTCAATTGCCAGCTAGACCAACATTTGAAAGAATCTTATTATATTGTCAAAGTGTTGCTCGTTATGGGAAATCCCCTTACTTATACCCCTTATACGGTCTTGGTGAATTACCACAAGGTTTTGCAAGATTGTCTGCCATCTATGGTGGTACATATATGTTGGATACCCCAGTGGAAAAAGTCGATTATGATTCAGATGGTAAATTCAAAAGTGTCACCACCAAATTAGGTACATTTAAGGCACCAGTTGTTATTGCTGATCCAACTTATTTCCCTGAAAAATGTAAAAGTACTGGTCAAAGAGTCATTAGAGCcatttgtattttaaaCCATCCTGTTCCAAATACAAACAATAGTGATTCAttacaaattattataccACAAAGTCAAGTTGATAGAAAAAACGATATTTATATTGCTGTTGTTTCCGATGAACATAACGTTTCATCTAAAAACCATTATTTGGCCATTATTTCGACTATTGTGGAAACTAATCAACCTCATGTTGAATTAGACCCtgcatttaaattattggGGCCCATTGAAGAAAAGTTCATGGGTATTgctgaattatttgaaccTAAAGAAGATGGTTCCAAAGATAATGTTTACTTATCTAAATCATACGATGCCTCATCACATTTTGAATCAATGACTGATGATGtcaaagatatttatttcagAGTCACTGGCCATCCTTTGgtattaaaagaaagagAAGCACAAAATTAGGGATAGCATTACAcacatcattatcattatcatcctCTTCTTTCGctgttctttttttttccactCTCCCCtctcaattttaaatattgttattatgtTTTCAACCAAGTTtattcaaaacaaaaataaaaagaaaaaaaattacttaAATTCATCgatcaaatatatatatatatctacaCAATCACATCAGTATATACAAGTATATAAAGTATACATATCAATTACTCAACAGAGCAAACGAGATTAAATTAGATAtgtttttcaaatgttACTCGGGCGAAAGCCAACatgatttggaaaatgtaaaaatataggaattattatataataataataaaaagaaaaaatacttAAAAAATAGTTTAAAATTAGGAATCAAATAAGAATCAAAGGAcgagaagaagaaaaggaTAAGCATATAAGGAAAAGTGAGatgctatttttttcatttttcaaaacattAGTGGACCAAGAAGTCACTGTTGAAGTATGTAAGTGGGAAAGTTAATAATAAGCCccaattgaaatattgaaaattttgaaattttgaGATTATTTACTAACAAGAAATATAATGTTGATGATACAATTTAAGGATAgttaaaaaatgatattgaattgaaaGGCACATTGAAATCCGTGGATCagtttttgaatttgaaattagataatatatCATGTAATGATACGGATAAATATCCTCATTTGAGTTCAGTACGTAATATGTTTATTAGAGGGTCTACGGTAAGATATgtatatttacaaaaaaacaTGGTTGATACCAACCTGTTACAGGACGCCGCTAGAAGAGAAGCCATGAGTGAGAAGAAATAGGTTTGAGGgtatagatatataaatatttatgtaacgagcaaaaaaaaaaaaataaaaataaataaataaaatcaaataaaaaatatgtaaaatattaattaatagcAATATGCAAATATAGTACAGAAGCAAAACATCATAAATGTAAATGAggtttattttaaaaaccTCTTATTACAACTTGATCTCTTATGACCCGGTTCATTACAAAAAGaacattttatattatttttctttttattcttcGTAGAAGGAAGGGAAGGTGGTATGGCATCTAATTCCACTAAAGGAACCAAAGCAAATTTATCTAATGATTTAGTCTCATCGTTAAACCgttcaataatttctaattcattattatttttacaagATAACAAATCCACACACAACCGAGTTGAATGATTTTGGTGTGACTGTTTAGAATCATCTAGTATGGAATTCACAAGTGACGAGAGTTGTTTCCATTTATCTGGTGCCGAAGTATCTTGTGACGATTCATTAGTAGCACTATTTTGCTTATTCTTAATAAGCAATGCTATATTATCCATTGCTTGAGATAGTTTAATCAAATCATCTTGAGTCTTTTTAGACGCATCTTCTGTAATCTTTTTGGTATCTTTGTTATCCATTATACACATGAATCATAACCAAAACAGTTTGAAAACAGTTTGAAGTgtacttttctttttgttaaGCGATgagatattttgaaattcgtttctttttttttttttttttccctttgctatttaatatataaaaagcTTGCTTCATGTTTCTCCCGTGTAAACTATCATTCATCATAAGCGCTAgtctattaaaaaaaaagaaagaaaaaagaaacgaaACCcgaacaaaaaaaagccATGTATACTACTGGGAgtcaagagagttagacattgttatacagtgtttaagatgtaaagacgattactttatttagacatatatagtaaatactataactaaaatgaatatatttcttaaatagtgtttttcgatataaaaagaaaaacacattttaaacaataagtcacgtgataaaagtcttttaccacttaatagaaaatgatataatcatattccagcatATACATATACAATAGGACAATTCATATAAAATTTCTCGTTTCTCTTCCCCATTAAAACGAGAAAAAAAGCACAAATTTTAAGCTGTAATGGCTTCAATTTAGTGGGACAGGACAATTTATCATTTCTGGCCTGGGAACGAAACTTCCTCTCGGCCGGACAAGTTTGCTAGTTACTCCGAGTAACAGGTTTGTATCACGTGTTCGTTTTGTTTCGAGATCACGAGGTCGGCCGCAGCTTGATGAGGTAGCCGTCTACCTGTGCCTTTTCTTCAGGATTCTCCGGTTTTCCGGAAAATCGGCACGGGCCCAGAATTGTGTGCCCCGGTTAAGTGTTCGATTCTTGCAGGTGTCATCAGGGAGTTTGGGAAGCCAGGCTCTTTTCTGTTGGCAGCAATGCAGCATGGCATGAAGCCGCGCCAGAACCGCTCTAGGGGAGTTTCATCCAGCAAGGGCACTGGCGGCCTGTGAAGGAGGCGACCGGGATTACGCGCAATGTGGGAACTGAGGATTTACGGGTGGCGCCTCGTGATGGGGACTATTTCCGGTGTGTCTGAACcgtttattttttatcgGAGTTTGGTTGTGGTCACGTGCGGACGGGGCGCTATCATATGAGAAGGAATTGGAAAGATCTGAGATTAGATTGGGACAAggttatatttttatatccatttatttttcttttgagaCTAGGGTTATTAAAAGGTATTAATTCTAAGTAATTGAAGGAAAAGCATTTtctgtttgtttgtttgtttgtttgtatttttaCCCCATTTTATCTACTGTTAcatgatttaatttatataatatacatATGCGTTtgaatttgcatttgcGTTTGCGTTTGCTTCACAATTGGTGATGTTTTCGCTTTGATTTGCATCTAACGATTACCTATTGTATAAATTGCCAAAGATTTCTGTAATTGACGACGAACACTCACTTTTTGAGCCCCAACAAATGAATCAATCACCACTTTAATAGCTCTATCCAAATCCCAACTCGATACGAATTCCGATAACCGCATCTTTGCAAAGGATTCGGCAATTCTCAGTATAGATTCCAAATGACGTACAGTGATGGGGAAAGACCCTGTTGTTATACTTTCTCTTCTCAAATCGGCATATACTTTACTTACTTTATCCATATCCATTTGATGTAACTTTGGATATATTTTCGTTCTTGCataattgatatatttcatcaatttttcttgtgGTATGGGTGAGATTTCTTGTTcctttttcaataataattctttctttctttgtCTTGCAGATATGGCTGGGGATTCGTCGTCGTCATTGTCGTTTTTGTTGTCTTTATTAGCGGTAGCATCTTCACCGTTGGAGTCTGGATGTGATCTTACATGTGAACCGACCACGAACTTGGCCAATCTTTTATCACTTTCTTCATCTACAAGATCACGCACCACACAAAGAATATCGAATCTGGATAAGATAGGTTCTGTTAGGGTGACGTTTTGTGATAATGGTAATGTAGAGTTATAACGACCACCGTTTGGATTTGCAGCAGCAATGATAGAACAACGGGCTTGTAAAGTGGTGACAATACCGGCTTTAGAAATGGATATACTTTGTTGTTCCATAGCTTCATGAATAGAAGTACGATCTTGATCATTCATCTTATCGAATTCATCAATCAGACAAACCCCCTTGTCAGCTAGGACCAACGCACCACCTTCTAAAGTCCATTCCCTGGTGATTGGATCTTTACGTACAGAGGCAGTCAAACCAACAGCAGAAGCACCCTGACCTGTAGCGAAAACCGCTCTGTGTGCAGTCTTTTCGACATATTTCAAGATTTGAGATTTAGCAGTACCTGGATCacctaataataatacattgATATCACCACGAATAGAATGTTTACCATTTACATTTTTGGGGACACCACCGAATAAAGAACATGCCACTGCTGTTTTGATATCTCTATGGCCATAAATAGAAGGTGCTATGGAGGAAATGATCTTGTCTATAATACCACGATCTCTTGATAATTTACGGAACTCTCTTTCCTCTTCTTCTGTCCAATGGAAAATATCCAGACCTTCCTCTAGATCAGATGTGTTTGATAATGAACCTtctcttttctttataGAATTGGCCTCTATGATGGTAGCAAAAACGGGGAACCCATTCTTGGCATTTAAATTCCCATCataattattcttataCACCCCTGTGATTTCTACTTCTTCACCAGGTTTGGCCACATCCACCAGATCTGCCAAGAGAATAACTTCTCGATGACGAGGTAGACGACCTGCGGGGACGGAACCGGGGGATTCCTGCAATGTGATACGTTGATAATTTCTATAAACGGTTTTCTCACCATTGACATTGAAGGGACCTTTGGATTTACAGTTGGTgcaaaatgaaattttaatctCTTGGTTTGAATCTTGGAAAAAGGGACCTAAGATAGTCCCACATTTCaaacaattgaatttaatatatttcaattgtGGGAAAACACCTGTTCTTCTAGTGACAACACCTGTAACTCTTACAAGAGATAGTAAATTGATTTCACGTAATTCTCGTAAGGTGTGGATTGTGGGGAAATCGGAGATCCTCACATGGATTTGCGAATGAATGTTTGAATAATCGGGGTAATGTAGTTCGGTAGCCTCCATGGCGACCAAATCGAAAATCTTGAAAATCTCTTGAGGACATTTCGCAAGGAAAAGAGCTAGAATTGGTTTTGAATTTGCTAGATGGGTGAAATTGATCTCTAATGATTCTGAATTCAATTCACCAAGAGTACGAATACGTGCCCCGTAAACGGATCTTCCGGATTCGTCTGTATATTCCAATAAGAATAACTTCAATTCTCTGGCGATGGTTCTTGAGACGTTTGGTTGAGTGATCCATTCCGAGTATGAATTTGCCTTGATGTTGCTTAGGGATTCGAGATTCAATTCTTCTGTCAATGGATCGACTTCCATATCGCTCCAAAGATCGTCGTCGCTATGATTCTCGTACCGAGATTTACGATGTCTTCTTTGTCTGGGGAGACCCATTTCATCAAGAGCTTCATCTTGTTGGTCGTCGTCATCGTCGTCGTCCAAATACGTTCCTCCTTTCAAAAGTGCATCTCTTTGGTTCAACTGGGCGTCTATTCTTCTTCTGTCTGCAAGTGACAACTCTTGTTGGTGTGTGTCATCTATATCTTTATCATCGTAATGGTCCTTATCGGGATCTGTGGCGTAATCCTTGTACATATCTTCGTCCATCAAATCTACTTCGTCGATGGCTTCTTCGATATCTGAGATATCTTGAGGCAAATCTACGTCGTTATCAAGATCGCTTTCCAAATTAGTCATGCCATGAGGGGACCCCAAGATGGAGGAAGAATGACGATGTAGTTGTGGCGAGGACGGTGGCAAGGGAGAATGGGCACCGTCATCTGATGAATTTGATCTTCTACGTCTAGACATTGCGTGGGGTGGGGATGCGACGGCGTGTTGTTTTATATCTATGTAATATAAAaagcaaaataaaatttcgAATTGGCacgatttttttttaaagcaTGATGCGAGATGCGAAACGCGAAAGTGAAAGTGAAGTGcgcatatatatacatataggaattattttttaattatatactTTTGCCTTGAAAAAGGGTTGGCACTCAAAGATTTGTAGTGGAGCACTCCTGGCAAAATATAGGGAGTGACGAACGAGTTGATTGTGATGGTATCCACATTCAACGCAGTAGACATCTTCTCTACGAAATCGTAGTTGTTACTGAACAGTGTGACGCGTGTATGTGACTCGTTGGAGGCGGGTGTATCAGGGAACAAACGTGTCACTTCTGCAGGGGTCAAGAATTTCGTCAACGTAACAATAGGCGAGACAATGGGTCGTGTAAAGATATCCATCTCGGGCAAGATGTTATCGATGATCATGGGGAGGAAAAAATTGCCCTCTTTGAAAACAGTGTCGGGGAGAGTGTTGAGAATGTTGAAATGGCCATTTTCCATGATCAACTGCTTAGTAAATAACAAATCGGCAACGTTGGCCAAGGGGCCGAAATGGTTGGATTCATCGAACGGGTTGCCTATCTGCAAGAACTCGGGCGAATTGAACACTTGGATCAAATCTTGTTTTACCTGTTGATAACAATTCTCATTGATAATCAAATGCAACGATTGCATGTGAGGTAATTTCGCAGAAATCTCCTCGAGCAAAACAGAA
The window above is part of the Henningerozyma blattae CBS 6284 chromosome 2, complete genome genome. Proteins encoded here:
- the GDI1 gene encoding Gdi1p (similar to Saccharomyces cerevisiae GDI1 (YER136W); ancestral locus Anc_8.175), translating into MDLEHMDTDYDVIVLGTGITECILSGLLSVDGKKVLHIDKQDHYGGESASVSLTELYTKFKQNPISKENIEKKFGRDRDWNVDLIPKFLMANGELTNILVHTDVTRYVEFKQISGSYVFKQGKIYKVPANEIEAVSSPLMGIFEKRRMKKFLEWISSYQEDEIKTHQGLDLDKNTMDEVYYKFGLGNSTKEFIGHSMALWTNDDYLQLPARPTFERILLYCQSVARYGKSPYLYPLYGLGELPQGFARLSAIYGGTYMLDTPVEKVDYDSDGKFKSVTTKLGTFKAPVVIADPTYFPEKCKSTGQRVIRAICILNHPVPNTNNSDSLQIIIPQSQVDRKNDIYIAVVSDEHNVSSKNHYLAIISTIVETNQPHVELDPAFKLLGPIEEKFMGIAELFEPKEDGSKDNVYLSKSYDASSHFESMTDDVKDIYFRVTGHPLVLKEREAQN
- the LSM2 gene encoding Sm-like protein LSM2 (similar to Saccharomyces cerevisiae LSM2 (YBL026W); ancestral locus Anc_8.174), with protein sequence MLFFSFFKTLVDQEVTVELKNDIELKGTLKSVDQFLNLKLDNISCNDTDKYPHLSSVRNMFIRGSTVRYVYLQKNMVDTNLLQDAARREAMSEKK
- the TBLA0B08130 gene encoding uncharacterized protein (similar to Saccharomyces cerevisiae YER137C; ancestral locus Anc_8.173); the encoded protein is MDNKDTKKITEDASKKTQDDLIKLSQAMDNIALLIKNKQNSATNESSQDTSAPDKWKQLSSLVNSILDDSKQSHQNHSTRLCVDLLSCKNNNELEIIERFNDETKSLDKFALVPLVELDAIPPSLPSTKNKKKNNIKCSFCNEPGHKRSSCNKRFLK
- the MCM2 gene encoding MCM DNA helicase complex subunit MCM2 (similar to Saccharomyces cerevisiae MCM2 (YBL023C); ancestral locus Anc_8.170), which produces MSRRRRSNSSDDGAHSPLPPSSPQLHRHSSSILGSPHGMTNLESDLDNDVDLPQDISDIEEAIDEVDLMDEDMYKDYATDPDKDHYDDKDIDDTHQQELSLADRRRIDAQLNQRDALLKGGTYLDDDDDDDQQDEALDEMGLPRQRRHRKSRYENHSDDDLWSDMEVDPLTEELNLESLSNIKANSYSEWITQPNVSRTIARELKLFLLEYTDESGRSVYGARIRTLGELNSESLEINFTHLANSKPILALFLAKCPQEIFKIFDLVAMEATELHYPDYSNIHSQIHVRISDFPTIHTLRELREINLLSLVRVTGVVTRRTGVFPQLKYIKFNCLKCGTILGPFFQDSNQEIKISFCTNCKSKGPFNVNGEKTVYRNYQRITLQESPGSVPAGRLPRHREVILLADLVDVAKPGEEVEITGVYKNNYDGNLNAKNGFPVFATIIEANSIKKREGSLSNTSDLEEGLDIFHWTEEEEREFRKLSRDRGIIDKIISSIAPSIYGHRDIKTAVACSLFGGVPKNVNGKHSIRGDINVLLLGDPGTAKSQILKYVEKTAHRAVFATGQGASAVGLTASVRKDPITREWTLEGGALVLADKGVCLIDEFDKMNDQDRTSIHEAMEQQSISISKAGIVTTLQARCSIIAAANPNGGRYNSTLPLSQNVTLTEPILSRFDILCVVRDLVDEESDKRLAKFVVGSHVRSHPDSNGEDATANKDNKNDNDDDESPAISARQRKKELLLKKEQEISPIPQEKLMKYINYARTKIYPKLHQMDMDKVSKVYADLRRESITTGSFPITVRHLESILRIAESFAKMRLSEFVSSWDLDRAIKVVIDSFVGAQKVSVRRQLQKSLAIYTIGNR